One part of the Verrucomicrobiia bacterium genome encodes these proteins:
- the secA gene encoding preprotein translocase subunit SecA translates to MIGFIVKKILGSKNDREVKRARPLVAKINAIEEELQKLPEEALQQKSAAWKEELSKIEDNDQLKERLAEILPEAFAVVKNACRRLWGREIIVREHPLKWEMIPFDVQLIGGYALHSGRISEMATGEGKTLVATLPVYLNALTGRGVHVVTVNDYLAARDSEWMGAVYKFLGLTVGCILHDQTPSVRREQYNCDITYGTNAEFGFDYLRDNGMAQRKEEQVQRGHYYAIVDEVDSILVDEARTPLIISGPAVVTFDEQYANFKPQVESLFQVQERLCNRFLSEAEQLLAKLRPEDGSNVQDGQAMEREIGLLLYRVKLGEPKSAGLLKLLENPENVRLMNQAELQLHADQKKVDLYAEKEHLFFAMDEKSHEADLTEKGRSYLSPKDPDAFMLPDLSTALHEVDTGPEADARKRLEAKAKLQQEYEAKAQRIHAISQLLKAYCLYQKDVQYVVQENKVIIVDENTGRLMTGRRWSDGLHQAVEAKEGVTIERETQTLATITIQNYFRLYQKLAGMTGTAETEASEFLDIYKLGVLVIPTNKPVARKDANDSVYKTKREKYAAVLKEIKEIHGLGRPILVGTISVEVSEHLSRMLKREGIIHSVLNAKYHQQEAEIVTRAGQRGAVTIATNMAGRGTDIKLGTGVAESGGLHVIGTERHESRRIDRQLRGRCARQGDPGSSHFFISLEDDLMRLFGSDKIVKYMESMGLEEGQELEHWALNKSIESAQKRVEQHNFQIRKRTLEYDDVMNKQREVVYGFRNEIIRAEDVRDRLMDIMEEVVIQKVEEFTTAEADLHDWKLRGLSDWVNLNFPLGMPESEIAKAAEAGHDNPVSGSVFDGLSPAQFAACTFISDQVRKAYDLKASFENSVALKEIERYTILSAIDKLWQEHLYEMDSLRYSIGLRGYGQRDPLIEYKAEAYGLFEELMVNIKTEVCHNIFRSASSLMAFENFLRNVPQRTTHQSTSAFGGSAPTDPDMAAAQVPRNGPPQGSDIVSEAAAAVEKARPVRAGPKVGRNDLCPCGSGKKYKHCCGK, encoded by the coding sequence ATGATTGGTTTTATCGTAAAGAAAATTCTCGGCTCCAAAAATGACCGGGAAGTAAAGCGGGCTCGCCCATTGGTGGCGAAGATAAACGCTATTGAGGAGGAGTTGCAGAAACTTCCCGAGGAAGCACTGCAACAAAAAAGCGCTGCTTGGAAAGAAGAGCTTTCGAAGATTGAAGATAATGACCAGCTCAAGGAACGCCTGGCGGAAATTCTTCCCGAGGCCTTCGCAGTGGTCAAGAATGCCTGCCGGCGCCTTTGGGGCAGAGAAATCATTGTCCGCGAACACCCGCTCAAATGGGAGATGATCCCATTTGATGTGCAGCTCATTGGCGGTTATGCGCTCCACTCGGGCCGAATCTCGGAAATGGCTACCGGCGAGGGCAAGACTCTGGTGGCTACCCTGCCGGTCTATCTCAATGCCCTCACTGGCCGCGGGGTCCATGTGGTCACGGTCAATGATTACCTCGCCGCCCGCGATAGTGAATGGATGGGGGCAGTCTATAAGTTCCTGGGGCTGACGGTTGGGTGCATCCTGCACGACCAGACGCCCTCTGTGCGGCGCGAACAATACAATTGCGATATCACCTACGGAACCAACGCCGAGTTCGGGTTCGATTACCTGCGCGACAACGGGATGGCCCAACGCAAGGAAGAGCAGGTCCAACGCGGCCATTACTACGCCATCGTGGACGAAGTGGACTCCATCCTGGTTGATGAAGCCCGCACCCCGCTCATCATCAGCGGCCCGGCAGTCGTCACGTTTGACGAACAATACGCCAATTTCAAGCCGCAGGTCGAATCGCTGTTCCAGGTCCAGGAACGGCTCTGCAATCGGTTCCTTTCGGAGGCCGAGCAGTTGCTGGCCAAGCTTCGCCCGGAGGACGGTTCCAACGTTCAGGATGGCCAGGCCATGGAACGGGAGATTGGGCTGCTGCTCTACCGCGTAAAGCTCGGCGAGCCCAAGTCCGCCGGCCTTCTCAAGCTGCTGGAAAACCCCGAGAATGTGCGCCTGATGAACCAGGCCGAACTTCAGCTCCATGCCGACCAGAAGAAGGTCGATCTGTATGCCGAAAAAGAGCATCTCTTTTTCGCCATGGACGAAAAGAGCCACGAAGCCGACCTGACGGAGAAGGGGCGCAGTTACCTCAGTCCGAAAGACCCTGATGCCTTTATGCTGCCGGACCTGAGCACGGCGCTGCACGAGGTTGACACCGGGCCGGAGGCGGACGCGCGCAAGCGCCTGGAGGCCAAAGCCAAGCTGCAGCAGGAATATGAAGCCAAGGCCCAACGCATCCATGCCATCTCGCAATTGCTCAAGGCCTATTGCCTCTACCAGAAAGATGTCCAGTACGTCGTTCAGGAGAACAAGGTCATTATTGTCGATGAAAACACAGGCCGGCTGATGACAGGCCGCCGCTGGAGCGATGGTTTGCACCAGGCCGTCGAGGCAAAGGAAGGCGTCACCATCGAGCGCGAGACGCAGACCCTCGCCACCATTACAATTCAAAACTACTTTCGCCTCTACCAAAAGCTGGCCGGCATGACCGGCACCGCGGAGACGGAGGCCTCCGAGTTTCTCGATATTTATAAACTGGGTGTCCTGGTTATTCCGACCAATAAGCCCGTTGCGCGCAAAGATGCCAACGATTCGGTTTATAAAACCAAACGCGAGAAATACGCGGCGGTGCTCAAGGAGATTAAGGAGATTCACGGCCTGGGCAGGCCAATCCTGGTCGGGACGATTTCCGTCGAGGTCAGCGAGCACCTGTCACGGATGCTGAAGCGCGAAGGGATTATTCATTCCGTTCTGAACGCCAAATACCACCAGCAGGAGGCTGAGATTGTCACCCGGGCCGGCCAGCGCGGGGCTGTCACCATCGCCACCAACATGGCTGGCCGCGGCACTGATATTAAGCTGGGCACGGGCGTCGCGGAGTCGGGCGGGTTGCACGTGATTGGCACCGAGCGCCATGAGTCCCGGCGTATTGACCGCCAGTTGCGTGGCCGTTGCGCCCGGCAAGGCGACCCCGGCTCCTCGCACTTTTTCATCTCGCTTGAAGACGATTTGATGCGCCTGTTCGGCTCGGACAAAATCGTCAAGTACATGGAAAGCATGGGCCTGGAAGAGGGCCAGGAATTGGAGCATTGGGCTCTCAACAAGTCCATCGAGTCGGCCCAGAAACGGGTCGAGCAGCACAATTTCCAAATCCGCAAGCGCACGCTCGAATATGACGACGTGATGAACAAACAGCGCGAAGTCGTTTATGGCTTCCGCAACGAGATCATACGCGCGGAGGATGTGCGGGACCGGTTGATGGACATCATGGAGGAAGTGGTCATCCAGAAAGTCGAGGAGTTCACCACTGCGGAAGCCGACCTGCATGACTGGAAGCTCCGCGGACTTTCGGATTGGGTAAACCTTAATTTCCCGCTCGGCATGCCGGAAAGCGAAATCGCCAAAGCCGCCGAGGCCGGCCATGACAACCCCGTCTCCGGTTCCGTTTTTGACGGGCTCAGCCCGGCCCAGTTCGCCGCCTGCACATTCATTTCCGATCAAGTCCGCAAGGCCTATGACCTCAAGGCCAGTTTCGAAAACTCGGTGGCCCTAAAGGAAATCGAGCGCTACACAATTCTCAGCGCGATTGACAAGCTCTGGCAGGAGCATCTGTATGAAATGGACAGCCTCCGCTACAGCATTGGCCTGCGCGGGTACGGCCAGCGCGACCCGCTCATCGAGTACAAGGCCGAGGCCTATGGGCTTTTCGAGGAGTTGATGGTCAATATCAAAACCGAGGTTTGCCACAACATCTTCCGGAGCGCGTCGAGTCTGATGGCGTTCGAGAACTTCCTCCGCAATGTCCCTCAGCGCACGACACACCAATCCACCAGCGCGTTTGGCGGCAGCGCCCCAACGGACCCGGATATGGCCGCCGCCCAGGTCCCACGTAATGGCCCTCCCCAGGGCAGCGATATTGTGAGCGAAGCCGCCGCCGCCGTGGAAAAGGCCAGACCCGTTCGCGCGGGTCCCAAAGTTGGGCGCAACGACCTTTGCCCCTGCGGGAGCGGGAAGAAATATAAGCACTGCTGTGGGAAATAA